From a region of the Triticum aestivum cultivar Chinese Spring chromosome 7D, IWGSC CS RefSeq v2.1, whole genome shotgun sequence genome:
- the LOC123166149 gene encoding protein CIA1: MDGGAAELRETHRLTGHADRAWSLAWNPNPGPGAGPVLASCGGDKTVRIWKRAPDGVWDCSDVLDGVHERTVRSCAWSPDGKLLATASFDGTTAIWEYSGGDFECVATLEGHDNEVKSVSWSQSGSLLATCSRDKAVWIWEVQPGNEHECVAVLQGHTQDVKMVQWHPVLSVLVSVSYDNTIRVWADDGDDDWHCVQTLAEAGNGGHSSTVWSVSFNQKGDRMVTCSDDCTLKIWDTSADLSQPTTGEGHESWFHLSTLSGHHGRTIFSAHWSSEDVIASGAGDDAICLYAEEKSTMVEGPSYRLILKKEKAHDMDVNCVRWCPQDPRVLASASDDGTVKLWELWGNLLD, from the exons AtggacggcggcgcggcggagctGCGCGAGACCCACCGCCTGACGGGCCACGCCGACCGCGCGTGGTCGCTCGCCTGGAACCCCAACCCGGGCCCCGGCGCCGGCCCCGTCCTCGCCTCCTGCGGCGGCGACAAGACCGTGCGCATCTGGAAGCGCGCCCCCGACGGCGTCTGGGATTGCTCG GATGTGCTCGACGGCGTGCACGAACGCACGGTGCGGTCCTGCGCCTGGTCCCCCGACGGCAAGCTGCTGGCGACCGCGAGTTTCGATGGCACCACCGCGATTTGGGAGTACTCCGGCGGGGACTTCGAGTGCGTCGCCACATTGGAG GGGCATGATAATGAGGTGAAGAGCGTGTCGTGGAGCCAGTCCGGCTCGCTGCTCGCGACGTGCAGCCGGGACAAGGCTGTGTGGATATGGGAGGTGCAGCCAGGGAACGAGCACGAGTGTGTGGCGGTCCTGCAGGGTCACACTCAGGACGTGAAGATGGTCCAGTGGCACCCAGTTCTTAGTGTTCTGGTTTCTGTCAGCTATGACAATACTATCAGG GTCTGGGCTGATGACGGCGATGATGACTGGCATTGCGTACAGACATTAGCTGAAGCTGGTAACGG TGGTCATTCCTCAACAGTATGGTCGGTATCTTTTAACCAGAAAGGAGATAGGATGGTCACATGCAG TGATGACTGTACTTTGAAGATTTGGGATACGAGTGCTGATTTGTCGCAGCCAACAACTGGAGAAGGTCATGAATCTTG GTTTCATCTTTCTACTTTATCTGGACATCATGGTCGAACTATTTTTTCAGCCCATTGGTCAAG CGAAGATGTTATTGCCAGTGGGGCAGGTGATGATGCTATCTGCTTATATGCCGAGGAGAAGAGTACTATG GTTGAGGGGCCTTCGTACAGATTAATATTGAAGAAAGAGAAAGCGCATGACATGGATGTAAATTGTGTCAGATGGTGTCCTCAG GACCCGAGGGTGTTGGCTTCCGCGAGCGATGATGGCACAGTGAAATTGTGGGAGCTGTGGGGAAATTTACTGGATTGA
- the LOC123167458 gene encoding non-specific lipid transfer protein GPI-anchored 9 has protein sequence MAMRAVAVLLLLAVASVLAAGAAAQSTGTPACASKLTGCAGYMNGTDAQKPPETCCGPLRDAVKNEKPCLCALYASPEIFKAFNINVTDALRLSKRCGVSEDVSSCPSTSLTKSPPGSSSSPSGGAPSGGKSAGHPTMSASFAGLMSLFLVLWSALA, from the exons ATGGCGATGCGGGCGGTGGCGGTGCTGCTGCTTCTGGCGGTGGCGAGCGTGctggcggcgggcgcggcggcgcagtCGACGGGCACGCCGGCGTGCGCGTCCAAGCTGACGGGCTGCGCCGGCTACATGAACGGCACGGACGCGCAGAAGCCGCCGGAGACCTGCTGCGGCCCGCTCCGGGACGCCGTGAAGAACGAGAAGCCCTGCCTCTGCGCGCTCTACGCCTCGCCCGAGATCTTCAAGGCCTTCAACATCAACGTCACCGACGCGCTCCGCCTCTCCAAGCGCTGCGGCGTCTCCGAGGACGTCAGCAGCTGCCCCA GCACCTCTCTGACGAAGTCTCCTCCAG GTTCGAGTTCTTCTCCATCAGGTGGCGCTCCATCAGGTGGCAAGAGCGCCGGGCACCCTACCATGTCGGCCAGCTTCGCGGGGCTGATGAGCCTCTTCCTGGTCCTGTGGTCTGCACTGGCATAA
- the LOC123167864 gene encoding protein SCO1 homolog 1, mitochondrial: MRSHALQLVARAVRASAPRPHPQRHLHQVAALRASTGFFSTEAAAGASAAATAGAAQGGSKSAAAAAASSGAAQAASKPAAVASGSDGGGGGSGRDGKSQQGDSGKSVRGGPVSWLSFLLLLVTGGGIIVYYDKEKKRHIEELKNSTNSVKPAQSVGTAAIGGPFTLLNHDGKTVTEKDFLGKWTLLYFGFTHCPDICPDELQKMAAAINKIKEKAKLEIVPVFISVDPERDTVEQVHDYVKEFHQDLIGLTGTSDEVRKVARAYRVYYMKTEEEGSDYLVDHSIVMYLMNPKMEFVKFFGKNYDEDTLAEGIIKEVREHKRS, encoded by the exons atgaggagtCACGCGCTCCAGCTCGTCGCGCGCGCGGTGCGCGCCTCCGCTCCCCGTCCCCATCCCCAGCGCCATCTCCATCAG GTCGCCGCGCTGAGAGCGTCGACGGGTTTCTTCTCGACCGAAGCCGCCGCTGGCGCATCTGCGGCTGCTACTGCCGGCGCGGCGCAGGGCGGGTCGAAGTCCGCTGCGGCTGCTGCCGCGTCTTCTGGCGCGGCGCAGGCCGCTTCGAAGCCCGCGGCGGTGGCGTCGGGCTctgacggcggtggcggagggagCGGGCGGGATGGGAAGTCGCAGCAAGGGGACTCCGGCAAGTCTGTCCGAGGAGGG CCCGTCTCATGGTTGAGTTTTCTTCTGCTTCTTGTGACCGGAGGAGGAATCATAGTGTACTACGACAAGGAGAAGAAGCGTCACATTGAAG AGCTGAAGAACAGTACGAATTCAGTGAAGCCAGCACAATCAGTAGGAACTGCTGCTATTGGCGGTCCATTCACTCTTCTAAATCATGATGGGAAAACTGTCACTGAAAAGGATTTCTTGGGTAAATGGACGCTGCTATATTTTGGTTTCACACACTGCCCTGACATTTGTCCAGATGAACTCCAGAAGATGGCTGCTGCTATTAACAAAATCA AGGAAAAGGCAAAACTAGAAATTGTGCCAGTATTCATCTCAGTTGATCCTGAAAGAGACACTGTTGAGCAAGTCCATGATTATGTTAAAG AGTTCCATCAAGATCTCATAGGACTAACTGGTACCTCTGATGAGGTGAGAAAGGTTGCTCGTGCTTATCGAGTCTACTATATGAAGACAGAGGAGGAGGGTTCTGACTACCTTGTTGATCATTCAATCGTCAT GTACCTGATGAACCCGAAAATGGAGTTTGTCAAATTCTTCGGCAAGAACTACGACGAAGacacccttgccgagggcatcatcAAAGAGGTCCGAGAGCACAAGAGGAGCTGA